The following proteins are encoded in a genomic region of Periophthalmus magnuspinnatus isolate fPerMag1 chromosome 21, fPerMag1.2.pri, whole genome shotgun sequence:
- the ube2g2 gene encoding ubiquitin-conjugating enzyme E2 G2, with protein MAGTALKRLMAEYKQLTLNPPEGIVAGPANEENFFEWEALIMGPQDTCFEGGVFPAVLSFPSDYPLSPPKMRFTCEMFHPNIYPDGRVCISILHAPGDDPMGYESSAERWSPVQSVEKILLSVVSMLAEPNDESGANVDASKMWREDREQFYRLAQTIVRKSLGF; from the exons ATGGCCGGGACCGCGCTCAAGAGGCTCATGGCGGAATACAAGC AGCTGACGCTGAACCCTCCGGAGGGCATAGTGGCAG GTCCAGCCAATGAGGAGAACTTCTTTGAGTGGGAGGCCCTCATCAT GGGGCCCCAGGATACATGTTTTGAAGGGGGCGTGTTCCCGGCAGTGCTCAGCTTCCCTTCAGACTACCCTCTGAGCCCCCCCAAGATGAGGTTCACCTGTGAAATGTTCCACCCCAACA TTTATCCTGATGGCCGTGTGTGCATCTCCATCCTCCATGCTCCTGGAGATGACCCCATGGGATACGAGAGCAGTGCAGAGCGCTGGAGCCCTGTGCAGAGCGTGGAGAAGATCCTGCTGTCTGTAGTCAGCATGTTAGCAG AACCCAACGATGAGAGCGGGGCCAACGTGGACGCGTCTAAGATGTGGCGCGAGGACCGGGAACAGTTCTACAGACTGGCTCAGACCATCGTGCGCAAGTCCCTGGGGTTTTAA